AGCACGCCCGGGTCGGGGGTCACTTTCAGCACGTTGATCCGGGGATCATAGGGAGGCGTATAGCCCTCGAGGTTGATGGGCTGCTTCAGTTCCGCAGCCGTGTCGTGGATGGCTGCCACAAGATCTAGATAATCTTCGACTGATTCGACCGGCGGCATGAAGACCCAGAGGTGCCCGTTTCTGGACTCGACGGCTAAGGCCGCCCGGACCACGCGGGTCGCACCGGAGCCGGCCACTTGTCCATGGAGGCGTTGCGGTTGATCCGTATGTGGGTCTCTTTCGTTTTGACCTCTCACGAACGGCTGACGTTGTGGATCAGGGTCCGGGAGCGGTCCGCGTGGTTCAAGAGGATCCACGGGAATAATGTACGGGTAGTCTTCCGGCGCCACGACGGGGAGAGATGGAAGCGGCAAGCGAAATCCAATAGGAGAATCACCAGGTACCAGGAATAAATGTTGGCTTCGAGTCGACCACGGTTCACTCATCCACCGGCGTTGGCCGTCCCGAGCGTTCCATCTCTGTAAGGGCAGCACATATCCAGCCGGTGTTGTGATGCCTTGTTCGAAGGCTTTCGCCAGCCGCGCTCGCGCCAAGGGGTCTTCAAGGTTATTGGTCGCCGGGTCAAGAGCTTCCGGCAGCTTTCTTTCCTGTCCGATAAAGTGCCAGGGATCTTCATACACTGGATAAATGGTTTCACTGCCCACGGCTATGCGCTGAGCAATGCCTCTGATGAACTGTTGTGCGTCTTGGTGAGAGGCGTTCGTCTCAGGTGTATCTTCTGGAATCACCTGCTGGTTTGGCCAGAGCGGTGCTCCGTCTTCACGCCAGTACATGCTGTACGCCCATCGGGGCAATTGTTCTCCCGGATACCATTTGCCTTGACCAAAATGGAGCAGTGCGTCAGGGGCGAAGCGATCACGGAGCCGTTTGATCAGAGTCATGGCGGTCTGTTGTTTCGTCGGACCGACCGCCTCGGTGTTCCATTCTGGAGAGTCGGGATAGTCGATCGCGATGAACGTCGGCTCGCCGCCGATCGTCACCCGGACATCATGGGCGTGTAATTCTTGATCCACCTGCCGTCCAAATTGGTCAATCGCTCGCCATTGCTCTTCGGTGTATGGTTTGGTCACCCGGGGCGATTCAACGACGCGTGTCAGTGACATTTCATGGGAAAACTCCGTCTGACACTGATCGATGATGCCGCTGATCGGCGCTGCGGTGAACGGGTGCGGCGTACAGGCCAAGGGAATGTGTCCTTCTCCAGCTAGCAACCCAGACGTCGGGTCAAATCCCACCCATCCGGCTCCCGGCAGATAGGCTTCCACCCAGGCATGCAAATCGGTGAAGTCCCGATCGGTTCCTGATGGGCCATCCAGCGACTTTACATCGGCTACGAGTTGAATGAGATATCCCGACACGAAGCGGCTCGCGATACCCAGGTGTCGGAAGATCTGGACGAGCAGCCAGCCGGTATCGCGGCACGATCCACGTCCAAGCCCCAGTGTTTCTTCTGGAGTTTGGACTCCAGGTTCCATGCGGACCACGTATTCGATGTGTTGTTGCAATTGCTTATTCAAATCCACCAGATACGGAATCGTGGGATCATCAGCGGGCGCCTTGTAACTGTGGAGCCATGCCTGTAGGCGAGGCCCTGGTGGTTCGACATCCAGGTACGGAAGAAGGTCTCGCTTCACTAATGGCTCATACACAAAGGGCAGCGTTTCGGCATCGGGTTCAAGGAAGAAGTCAAACGGGTTGTAGATAACCATGTCAGCCACGAGATCCACCTCGACATGAAATTCGCGAACCGGTTCAGGAAAGACGACCCGTGCCAGGTAATTGCCATGGGGGTCTTGCTGCCAATTCAGGAAATAGCCATGCGGCTGGATGTTTAAGGCGTAGCTTAATATGGGGGTGCGGCTGTGAGGGGCCGGTCGCAACCGGATGACGTGCGGCTCCATACGTACGAGGCGGTCATAACGATAATGGGTTTGGTGATTCAGCGCGATATGAAGAGCCATGATGTCAATCCGTCGATCACGCGTACAGAGAAAATCAGCAAATGTGAAACGAAATATTCAGGAAC
The genomic region above belongs to Nitrospirales bacterium and contains:
- a CDS encoding transglutaminase family protein produces the protein MALHIALNHQTHYRYDRLVRMEPHVIRLRPAPHSRTPILSYALNIQPHGYFLNWQQDPHGNYLARVVFPEPVREFHVEVDLVADMVIYNPFDFFLEPDAETLPFVYEPLVKRDLLPYLDVEPPGPRLQAWLHSYKAPADDPTIPYLVDLNKQLQQHIEYVVRMEPGVQTPEETLGLGRGSCRDTGWLLVQIFRHLGIASRFVSGYLIQLVADVKSLDGPSGTDRDFTDLHAWVEAYLPGAGWVGFDPTSGLLAGEGHIPLACTPHPFTAAPISGIIDQCQTEFSHEMSLTRVVESPRVTKPYTEEQWRAIDQFGRQVDQELHAHDVRVTIGGEPTFIAIDYPDSPEWNTEAVGPTKQQTAMTLIKRLRDRFAPDALLHFGQGKWYPGEQLPRWAYSMYWREDGAPLWPNQQVIPEDTPETNASHQDAQQFIRGIAQRIAVGSETIYPVYEDPWHFIGQERKLPEALDPATNNLEDPLARARLAKAFEQGITTPAGYVLPLQRWNARDGQRRWMSEPWSTRSQHLFLVPGDSPIGFRLPLPSLPVVAPEDYPYIIPVDPLEPRGPLPDPDPQRQPFVRGQNERDPHTDQPQRLHGQVAGSGATRVVRAALAVESRNGHLWVFMPPVESVEDYLDLVAAIHDTAAELKQPINLEGYTPPYDPRINVLKVTPDPGVLEINIHPASTWVDMVAITTGIYEEARLCRLGTEKFMLDGRHTGTGGGNHMVVGGKTPADSPFLRRPDLLRSLIAYWQRHPSLSYVFSGLFIGPTSQAPRIDEARHDSLYELQLGFTQVPTPHTDPPPPPWLVDRIFRNLLIDVTGNTHRTEICIDKLYSPDGPTGRLGLVEFRAFEMPPHERMSLVQQVLLLALIARFWRVPDSGTLVRWGTQLHDRFMLPHFLEQDLRDVIQDMQQAGYDIREEWFAPHLEFRFPLYGAISYQSLVMEVRQALEPWHVMGEEGAVGGTVRYVDSSVERLQIKLSGLTDTRYMVACNGQRVPLTPTGRQGEAVGGVRYRAWQPSKSLHPNITVDAPLTFDIYDRWTRRAVAGCTYYVAHQGGRNFEQFPINAYEAESRRLARFTPFGHTAGPYVEPNDISHPEFPCTLDLRWPR